Proteins encoded by one window of Amaranthus tricolor cultivar Red isolate AtriRed21 chromosome 4, ASM2621246v1, whole genome shotgun sequence:
- the LOC130810719 gene encoding uncharacterized protein LOC130810719, with product MDTYHEIDTIKLEKLKAMQRYRTFNKIANIIRMLEIIVAISFISYSISFGSSYLPALFELADKFLRRLSSLIFSPHFVFVIGNIIIVTLFAKSSSEKTSFTSNNAGEEIFGEVETVVAESPVVVKEVPAVEVREKEEKIYRRTKSAGEIVVVKEDEKKVLQRSETQIRRKIENTEKNPVILRRKGRTFEEDELSNEEFRRKVEAFIERQQKFLREEKLAVIVSN from the coding sequence ATGGATACCTACCATGAAATCGACACCATTAAACTTGAGAAACTGAAAGCGATGCAGCGTTACAGAACTTTCAACAAGATCGCCAACATTATCCGTATGCTAGAAATCATTGTTGCAATAAGTTTCATCTCCTACTCAATTTCCTTCGGTTCGTCCTACTTACCGGCACTTTTTGAACTCGCCGATAAATTTCTCCGGCGACTTTCTTCCTTAATTTTTAGTCCTCACTTCGTTTTCGTAATCGGAAACATAATCATCGTAACGCTGTTCGCAAAATCTTCCTCTGAGAAAACCTCTTTCACTTCCAATAATGCCGGTGAGGAAATATTCGGTGAAGTCGAAACCGTAGTCGCTGAATCTCCAGTGGTGGTCAAGGAAGTTCCAGCAGTGGAGGTGAGAGAAAAAGAGGAGAAAATTTACCGAAGGACGAAATCGGCAGGAGAAATAGTGGTTGTAAAAGAGGATGAGAAGAAGGTTTTACAACGTTCGGAGACGCAAATCCGCCGGAAAATTGAAAACACTGAGAAAAATCCTGTGATTTTAAGGAGAAAAGGTCGGAcgtttgaagaagatgaattgAGTAATGAAGAGTTTAGAAGGAAAGTTGAAGCGTTTATTGAGAGACAACAAAAATTTTTAAGAGAAGAAAAATTAGCTGTTATTGTAAGTAACTAA